In Geminocystis sp. NIES-3708, a single window of DNA contains:
- a CDS encoding ArsB/NhaD family transporter, translating to MENISTIISASVFVTVIALITADKIHLTVAALLGALILIFTHTLTLTEAIGYISKSHATLVLFFGVMVLVRAFEPTKIFEYLATKMVLIAKGRGNVLLLGIIGITTPICAFLPNATTVMLLAPLIPPLAEEIGVNFVPLLILMVFVANSAGLITLVGDPATFIVGDAINMSFLDYLQRLSIGGLIAVITVAVMTPILFRDIWNTKFTHLEDLPHPKVNHPRMLALGALIMVFVLFFFIFGDSLTVPVSPAAVALMGAALALLLAHHSKIDTVHNILKDVDWSTLIFFMSIFVLIGSLEKTGVIKSLSGLLAFVLGQNIFVGSIVLMFVVGLLSSVVANIPLVVAMVPLLKEYLVNVGLTGSEVLNPDFAGQFPPEVLPLFYAMMFGATLGGNGTLVGASSNIVAAGIAEQHGREISFKTFLKYGLPMMGVQLIVSAIYLGLFFLF from the coding sequence ATGGAAAATATTTCTACTATCATTTCCGCATCAGTATTTGTTACAGTAATAGCACTAATTACAGCAGATAAAATACATTTAACAGTTGCCGCTTTATTAGGTGCACTGATACTTATTTTTACCCATACCCTTACACTCACAGAAGCCATTGGATACATCAGTAAAAGTCATGCAACTTTGGTCTTATTTTTTGGTGTAATGGTTTTAGTTAGAGCATTTGAGCCTACTAAAATCTTTGAATATTTAGCTACTAAAATGGTACTAATTGCTAAAGGTAGAGGTAACGTCTTGTTATTAGGTATTATTGGTATTACTACTCCCATTTGTGCATTTTTGCCCAATGCTACCACCGTAATGCTATTAGCTCCCTTAATTCCTCCTCTTGCAGAAGAAATAGGTGTTAATTTTGTACCTTTGCTTATTTTGATGGTTTTTGTAGCAAATAGTGCTGGATTAATCACTTTAGTGGGAGATCCTGCTACTTTTATTGTGGGAGATGCTATTAACATGAGTTTTCTTGACTATCTTCAACGGTTAAGTATTGGTGGCTTGATTGCTGTTATCACCGTTGCTGTCATGACACCGATTTTATTTCGTGATATTTGGAATACGAAATTTACTCATTTAGAAGACTTACCTCATCCTAAAGTGAATCACCCGAGAATGTTAGCTTTAGGGGCTTTAATCATGGTTTTTGTCCTTTTCTTTTTCATTTTTGGCGATTCTCTAACCGTACCTGTATCTCCCGCCGCAGTGGCTTTAATGGGTGCGGCTCTGGCTTTATTATTAGCACATCACAGTAAAATTGATACGGTTCATAATATCTTGAAAGATGTAGATTGGAGTACTTTAATTTTCTTCATGTCTATTTTTGTTTTAATTGGTAGTTTGGAAAAAACAGGAGTTATAAAAAGTTTATCAGGGTTATTAGCCTTTGTTTTAGGACAAAATATTTTTGTTGGTTCAATAGTTTTAATGTTTGTGGTTGGTTTGCTTTCTAGTGTTGTCGCAAATATTCCTCTTGTAGTAGCAATGGTACCCTTATTAAAAGAATATTTAGTTAATGTAGGCTTAACAGGTTCAGAAGTACTAAATCCAGATTTTGCTGGGCAATTCCCCCCAGAAGTATTACCTTTATTTTATGCCATGATGTTTGGTGCAACTTTAGGAGGTAATGGAACTTTAGTTGGTGCATCTTCTAATATTGTAGCGGCGGGAATTGCAGAGCAACATGGGAGAGAAATCTCCTTTAAGACTTTTCTTAAATACGGATTACCCATGATGGGAGTACAATTGATTGTCTCTGCTATTTATCTAGGATTATTTTTCCTTTTTTGA
- a CDS encoding GatB/YqeY domain-containing protein: MSLKDQIGEDIKSAMKAKDKIRLETVRSIKKVLLEKEVELRGKGKDILTTEDEIEILVQQAKQRRDSIEQYLQANRADLADKEKAELEIIETYLPAQISDEELDSIITNIITKLEAKTAKDLGKVMRVAMKELKGKADGKKIQDLVKFKLS; encoded by the coding sequence ATGAGTTTAAAAGATCAAATTGGAGAAGATATAAAGTCGGCGATGAAAGCCAAAGATAAAATTCGCTTAGAAACCGTTAGAAGTATTAAAAAAGTTTTATTGGAAAAAGAAGTAGAATTACGAGGAAAAGGTAAAGATATTTTAACAACGGAAGATGAAATTGAAATTTTAGTACAACAAGCAAAACAAAGACGAGATTCTATCGAACAATATCTTCAAGCAAATAGAGCGGATTTAGCCGATAAGGAAAAAGCAGAATTAGAAATTATTGAAACTTATCTTCCTGCACAAATTTCTGATGAAGAATTAGACAGTATTATTACGAATATTATTACTAAATTAGAAGCGAAAACAGCCAAAGACTTAGGAAAAGTTATGAGAGTTGCGATGAAAGAATTAAAAGGAAAAGCTGATGGGAAAAAAATTCAAGACTTAGTAAAATTTAAGTTAAGTTAA
- a CDS encoding response regulator, whose protein sequence is MYGDLQEIDVNSLFYFISTQQKTGVFFVETESNFLMKKLFYFIFFERGEIIFAADQQSFDLQRLQEYLTYYQLNQEIQSIEESLIDVNTIAEYEAILLLSEKKIISINQQKNLIKNIIEEVLFNVFFLRKGYFSWQENINLEPLIIRFNVDFLIPKIANYAQNWQQLNPYIRSPQECPFITNNPQLKLLVSDHLYQTLCAKIDGKTSFLQLSRYLHQDLATIGQFIYPYVEMGWIKIITPFLLSSISQYSSPKTFNIFCLTQDKNWAFKTEKILHLKKYNLFTTDSFRQGLNNILTSSVDLIILDSDIDHNEKYQLCKILKNIENKKNIPIIFLVNKYNHLNYLTAKIYGVNEYINKKKFNQNLIKIIEQYL, encoded by the coding sequence ATGTATGGTGATTTACAAGAAATAGATGTTAACTCTCTTTTTTATTTTATTAGTACACAGCAAAAAACGGGAGTTTTTTTTGTTGAAACTGAATCTAATTTTTTAATGAAAAAATTATTTTATTTTATTTTTTTTGAGCGTGGAGAGATTATTTTTGCCGCAGATCAGCAATCTTTCGATTTACAACGTCTTCAAGAATATTTAACTTATTACCAATTAAATCAGGAAATTCAATCTATTGAAGAGTCGTTAATTGATGTTAATACTATTGCTGAATATGAAGCTATTTTACTATTAAGTGAAAAAAAAATTATCTCTATAAATCAACAAAAAAATCTTATCAAAAACATTATTGAAGAAGTTTTATTTAATGTATTTTTTTTACGAAAAGGATATTTTAGTTGGCAAGAAAATATTAATTTAGAACCATTAATAATTAGATTTAACGTTGATTTTCTTATCCCGAAAATTGCAAATTATGCTCAAAATTGGCAACAGCTAAATCCTTACATAAGATCTCCTCAAGAATGCCCTTTTATTACTAATAATCCTCAATTAAAACTATTAGTTAGTGATCATCTTTATCAGACTTTATGTGCAAAAATAGATGGTAAAACTTCATTTTTACAATTATCTCGTTATTTACACCAAGATTTAGCTACTATTGGTCAATTTATTTATCCTTATGTTGAAATGGGATGGATAAAAATTATTACTCCTTTTTTATTATCTTCTATTAGTCAATATTCATCACCAAAAACTTTTAATATATTTTGTTTAACTCAAGATAAAAATTGGGCTTTTAAAACAGAAAAAATATTACATTTGAAAAAATATAACCTCTTCACTACTGATAGTTTTAGACAAGGATTAAATAATATTTTAACATCTTCAGTAGATTTAATTATTTTAGACTCAGATATTGATCATAATGAGAAATATCAATTATGTAAAATTTTAAAAAATATAGAAAATAAAAAAAATATCCCTATCATTTTTTTAGTTAATAAATATAATCATCTAAACTATTTAACAGCTAAGATTTATGGTGTTAATGAGTATATAAATAAAAAGAAATTTAATCAAAATTTAATCAAAATTATTGAACAATATTTATAA
- the pflA gene encoding pyruvate formate-lyase-activating protein produces MTNTLSINNSSQTGIIHSVESCGTVDGPGIRFVIFTQGCPLRCLYCHNPDCRHFEDGKIVTVDELITEIDKYRAYFESSGGGVTITGGEPLMQPDFVKAIFQNCKKINIHTTLDTSGYVNLNIAKPILEYTDLVLLDIKSFDPNIYHKLTSVSLEPTLIFARYLAQINKPTWIRFVLVPNLTDPENNVRGLAQFIAPFKNIEKVEILPFHKMGEYKWEQLGYDYQLKDTQPPSPQLMNQVINIFKSYGLKVQ; encoded by the coding sequence ATGACAAACACACTAAGTATTAATAATAGTTCACAAACTGGAATAATTCATTCCGTAGAAAGCTGTGGCACGGTTGATGGACCTGGTATTCGTTTTGTTATTTTTACTCAGGGATGCCCCTTAAGATGTTTATATTGCCATAATCCTGACTGTCGGCATTTTGAAGACGGAAAAATAGTTACAGTAGATGAATTAATTACTGAAATTGACAAGTATAGAGCGTATTTTGAGTCCTCTGGTGGTGGTGTAACTATAACTGGTGGTGAACCTCTAATGCAGCCAGATTTTGTTAAAGCTATATTTCAAAATTGTAAAAAAATTAATATTCATACAACTTTAGATACTTCTGGTTATGTTAACTTAAATATAGCAAAACCAATCTTAGAATATACAGATTTAGTCTTATTAGATATTAAATCTTTTGATCCTAATATTTATCATAAATTAACCAGTGTTTCTCTCGAACCAACTTTAATTTTTGCTCGTTATTTAGCACAAATAAATAAACCTACATGGATAAGATTTGTCTTAGTTCCTAATTTAACAGATCCTGAAAATAATGTTCGTGGATTAGCTCAGTTTATTGCACCTTTTAAAAATATCGAAAAAGTAGAAATTTTACCTTTTCATAAAATGGGAGAGTATAAATGGGAACAATTAGGCTATGATTATCAACTCAAGGATACTCAACCACCTTCTCCTCAATTAATGAATCAAGTGATAAATATTTTCAAAAGTTATGGCTTAAAAGTACAATAA
- the dacB gene encoding D-alanyl-D-alanine carboxypeptidase/D-alanyl-D-alanine-endopeptidase — protein MINQRYLLILLSSIFISISFPIIAQESFKNNEKKVCASNLNNQINLILNQPSRKKENWGISIESVNNNQVLYQLNNNKYFIPASNTKLLITAASLLKLGSDFTIKTPIYLQQESPNLSNLIIEGKGDPTFSKKQLDIIAKKLKETGIKEINKLTLIDGYLSSPSTNYTWEFEDTYFYFAVPVNSLILENNTVNLTLNHNNINEKPSITWSDSLAGKQWDIENNVYTREKNTESNVVISPLFAKSSLELTGNLAINKQDNIWRLAIPKPANYFQDSLVEILSNNGIKVNTTQIVTEKNHLPENSEKLFLEIKSPILAELIKITNQDSNNLFAEVLLKYLKYESLNEFESLTQIMNNFGISSDSYQLKDGSGLSRHNLITPEGLVTLLKLINNSEYKDTFRNSLSLAGVNGTLKNRYQNTNITNKLSGKTGTLSGVSALSGYLTIDKFDDLVFTIIVNQSTENSVILRNTIDDIIFLLARLERC, from the coding sequence ATGATTAACCAACGTTATTTATTGATTTTATTAAGTTCTATTTTTATATCTATCTCTTTCCCCATAATAGCACAAGAATCTTTTAAAAATAACGAAAAAAAAGTCTGTGCTAGTAATCTTAATAATCAAATAAATCTTATTCTTAATCAGCCTTCACGCAAAAAAGAAAATTGGGGTATATCTATTGAAAGTGTTAATAATAATCAAGTATTATATCAGTTAAATAATAATAAATATTTTATTCCTGCTTCTAATACTAAATTATTAATAACTGCGGCTAGTTTATTAAAATTAGGCTCAGATTTCACCATAAAAACTCCCATTTATCTTCAACAAGAATCTCCTAATTTAAGTAATTTAATTATCGAGGGAAAAGGAGATCCTACTTTTAGTAAAAAACAGTTAGATATTATAGCTAAAAAATTAAAAGAAACAGGGATTAAAGAAATTAATAAATTAACTTTAATTGATGGTTATTTATCATCTCCAAGCACTAATTATACTTGGGAATTTGAAGATACTTATTTTTATTTTGCCGTACCTGTTAATAGTTTAATTCTCGAAAATAATACTGTTAATTTAACGTTAAATCATAATAATATCAATGAAAAACCATCTATAACATGGTCAGATTCCTTAGCTGGAAAACAATGGGATATAGAAAATAATGTTTATACTAGAGAAAAAAATACAGAATCTAATGTAGTGATAAGTCCTTTATTTGCTAAATCGAGTTTAGAGTTAACAGGAAATTTAGCCATAAATAAACAAGATAATATTTGGAGATTAGCTATTCCTAAACCTGCAAATTATTTTCAAGATTCATTGGTAGAAATTTTAAGTAATAATGGTATAAAAGTAAATACTACTCAAATTGTTACTGAAAAAAATCATTTACCAGAAAATAGTGAAAAATTATTCTTAGAAATAAAATCTCCTATTTTGGCTGAATTAATCAAAATTACTAATCAAGATAGTAATAACTTATTTGCGGAAGTTTTACTAAAATATTTAAAATATGAATCCTTAAATGAATTTGAATCTTTAACTCAAATTATGAATAATTTCGGAATATCATCTGACAGTTATCAACTCAAAGATGGCTCAGGTTTATCTCGTCATAATTTAATTACTCCCGAAGGCTTAGTTACTTTATTAAAATTAATAAATAATAGTGAATATAAAGATACTTTTCGTAATTCTTTAAGTCTTGCTGGAGTCAATGGTACATTAAAAAACCGCTATCAAAATACAAATATAACTAATAAATTATCAGGAAAAACAGGTACTTTAAGTGGTGTTTCTGCGTTATCTGGGTATTTAACAATCGATAAATTCGATGATTTGGTTTTTACTATCATCGTTAATCAATCAACAGAAAATTCAGTTATTTTAAGAAATACTATTGATGATATTATTTTTTTATTAGCACGATTAGAAAGATGTTAA
- a CDS encoding glycosyltransferase family 2 protein encodes MNFVVYLCKNISNQKNSSKNKFIVQKKYSINNLQDLLNIPHNNWILSQDHNKMINLELINIQDNFIWLIDKPYYPLLTAQELDMSKIKWIAKAEFIKKYFKNRLNLLSKPFQLLKTLIEENILTEIKLINPPQKNLIKNNNVTFPQTILAIIPHLNCNQWLNFCLLSLVNQTIPLTNIVVVDDNSKESPEIICKNYPQVTLLKTSESVGPYQIIQSVIKQTNYDVYLFQDADDWSTSNRLETVLTLMNETNADLVGTQEYRVDEINQITIPVTYPLDVNLALKEKPGHGLLHPTSLIRRSAILKLNGFANGLLFGGDTEFLLRAHFHLKILNSPEFCYFRRKRVDSLTTSPITGLDSVRRKDLLQKLKQIAQSNYDRIQHGKKPLMTPFLTQKIIKLRYITGINLKYI; translated from the coding sequence ATGAATTTTGTCGTTTATTTATGTAAGAATATTAGCAACCAAAAAAATTCATCTAAAAATAAATTTATTGTTCAAAAAAAATATAGTATTAATAATTTACAAGATTTATTAAATATTCCTCATAATAATTGGATTTTATCTCAAGATCATAATAAAATGATTAACCTTGAATTAATTAATATTCAAGATAATTTTATCTGGTTAATTGATAAGCCATATTATCCTTTATTAACAGCACAAGAGTTAGATATGAGTAAGATTAAATGGATTGCTAAAGCTGAATTTATAAAAAAATACTTTAAAAATAGACTCAACTTATTATCTAAACCTTTCCAACTTTTAAAAACACTAATTGAAGAAAATATATTAACTGAAATTAAATTAATTAATCCACCACAAAAAAATCTAATTAAAAATAATAATGTCACTTTTCCTCAAACAATTCTCGCGATTATCCCTCATTTAAACTGCAATCAATGGCTAAACTTTTGTTTACTAAGTTTAGTAAATCAAACTATACCGTTAACTAACATCGTAGTAGTTGATGACAACTCAAAGGAAAGTCCCGAAATAATTTGTAAAAATTACCCTCAAGTTACTTTACTTAAAACTTCAGAATCTGTTGGACCATATCAAATAATTCAATCGGTAATTAAACAAACTAACTATGATGTTTATTTATTCCAAGATGCCGATGACTGGTCAACTTCAAACAGATTAGAAACTGTGTTAACATTAATGAATGAGACTAATGCAGATTTAGTAGGTACACAAGAATATAGAGTAGATGAAATCAATCAAATTACTATACCTGTAACTTATCCTCTTGACGTTAATCTGGCATTAAAAGAAAAACCTGGTCATGGATTACTACATCCGACTTCTTTGATAAGACGTTCTGCTATTCTCAAGTTAAATGGTTTTGCCAATGGATTATTATTTGGGGGAGATACAGAATTTTTATTAAGAGCACATTTTCATCTTAAAATTCTTAATTCTCCCGAATTTTGTTATTTTCGCCGTAAAAGAGTTGATTCTTTAACTACTTCTCCTATCACGGGTTTAGATAGTGTGAGAAGAAAAGATTTACTCCAAAAACTGAAACAAATTGCTCAGAGTAATTATGATAGAATTCAGCATGGAAAAAAACCCTTAATGACTCCTTTTCTAACTCAAAAAATTATCAAACTTAGATACATTACTGGTATTAATCTTAAATATATATAA